Below is a window of Bernardetia sp. DNA.
TCCCAACCACCTAAGTTTTCAATAAATACGATGAGCTGTACAAGTTTTTCAGCAGTATCTAATATTTTCTTTACTCTCTTACGAGCAAAGAATTTCAACACTTTTACTGTTTTACTCTTGAGTATCTTCTCTAAGTCTTCTTTCCAATTATAAACTTGCTTCTCTTCTACGACTTGTACCTTCCTCAACCTATCTCGCAATCCCTCCTTATATACTTCTGAAAAAGCCATACACAACAAATATTTTGATTAAAAGCGATTTATTTTATCAAATTTACAAAAATATAGCCTATTTATTAAAAATTTTATAAAATAGTGATTCATTATTTTTATATTTGACTTTAGATAATCAACAACCTTTTTAAACCAAATTTACCAACTATGAAAAATTTTAAATTTTTATTCGTTTTAATTGTTGCTTGTATCCCTTGTTTTACTTTGTTGAGTTTAGAGAGCGAGCCATCAGATGACTCGCAAGATAACGTTGTATACTTTGTAGAGAGGGATACTCAAGAAACAAATCAGCTTACTGAAGAACTTGTCAATAACCACAGACTGGTGTACTTCAATTTTGATGAAGAGATGCCACCAAACAATACAGATGCTGTGGATATTAGTAGTCAGCATCATTTAGTTACTCCCTTTAATAAAATATCCGTCAGAGATTTAGCTGCTCATCAAACTCTCTTTCGGTTATTACATTTTCAAAACAAGACGTTTATTGCCAATAACTTGTCATCAGATAGGCAAGGTAAAGCATAGAAACGCTACTACACTTTTAAAGCGAATAGATGGACTTTAAATCCAGCCTATCTTTTTTGAAGTTAGATAACAACAGAATAGGCATAGGGCTTTTAGTTTAATCCAAGATTGCTGAAGCCGAATAAAAAAGAAACAAAACGCATCAACTGGAGAAGGTGGATGCGTTTTTTTATGGTATAAACTTGATCGTATATGAAATGTAAATAAGTCAAAGCTTTCTTTAAAAAGATAAGGTAAGTTGCATACCTACTTTACTACTCATTTCTTGACTACTGAGGTTAGAAACCTGCAAACCCAATAATCGAACACCTTTTCTAAGAGGAAAAATACTTTTGAGCAAGGCAACATAAACCTTTGTAAAATCTTCTTTGGTCTGAATATCCTCAATACTAGTCTGACTGCGAGTAATCTGTTTAAAGTCTGAATATTTTACCTTTAAAGTAACTGTTCTACCTTTTATATTTTTTTCTATGAGTATAGAAGATAGTTTCTGTGTGATTTTTTCAAGAGCTTCTAGCATTTGCTGTTCTTCTAATAGATCTTCTGAAAAAGTACGCTCCGCACCAATAGACTTACGAGTGCGATTTGGATTGACAGGACGAGAATCTTCTCCACGAGCAATGTGATAGTAGAAGCCTCCTACTTTACCAAAATGCTTAAGCAAATCATTTTTTTTCCACTTTTTCAAATCCTCACCTGTATAAATACCCAACTTATGCATCTTCTTTGCTGTTACCTTACCGATACCATGGAATTTTTTGATGGGAAGTTCATCGATAAATTTAGAAGCATCAGCAGGTACAATAGTAAACAGTCCGTTGGGTTTATTGAAGTCAGAGGCTATTTTAGCCAAAAACTTATTGAAAGATATACCAGCAGAAGCAGTGAGGTTTGTTTTAGTTTTTATTTCTTCCTTGATTTGACGAGCAAGCAAAGTAGCAGAGGGGAACTGCTTTTTATTGTGTGTTACATCTAGGTAAGCCTCATCTAAGGAGAGAGGTTCTATTAAATCTGTATATTCTGAGAAAATTTCTCTAATCTGTAAAGAAACCTTTTTGTATTCTTCAAAACGAGGGCGAACAAAGATCAAATGAGGACATTTCTG
It encodes the following:
- the dinB gene encoding DNA polymerase IV, translated to MAASLRKIIHIDMDAFYASVEQRDHPELKGKPLAVGGDGKRGVVAAASYEARKYGVYSAMSSKIALQKCPHLIFVRPRFEEYKKVSLQIREIFSEYTDLIEPLSLDEAYLDVTHNKKQFPSATLLARQIKEEIKTKTNLTASAGISFNKFLAKIASDFNKPNGLFTIVPADASKFIDELPIKKFHGIGKVTAKKMHKLGIYTGEDLKKWKKNDLLKHFGKVGGFYYHIARGEDSRPVNPNRTRKSIGAERTFSEDLLEEQQMLEALEKITQKLSSILIEKNIKGRTVTLKVKYSDFKQITRSQTSIEDIQTKEDFTKVYVALLKSIFPLRKGVRLLGLQVSNLSSQEMSSKVGMQLTLSF